The following proteins are encoded in a genomic region of Garra rufa chromosome 22, GarRuf1.0, whole genome shotgun sequence:
- the six2b gene encoding homeobox protein SIX2b isoform X2: protein MSMPPTFGFTQEQVACVCEVLQQGGSIERLGRFLWSLPACEHLHKNESVLKAKAVVAFHRGNFRELYKVLESHQFSPHNHPKLQQLWLKAHYVEAEKLRGRPLGAVGKYRVRRKFPLPRTIWDGEETSYCFKEKSRCVLKEWYTHNPYPSPREKRELAEATGLTTTQVSNWFKNRRQRDRAAEAKERYNRENDGANPNGHNPLTSHVNENKSLCESSDDDKSPAATPDHTSMSPAILMPSSSGLPPLHSFAPPPGPSASIIPVSGSDSQSHHHFSMHDGLLNTMTASLVELGS, encoded by the exons ATGTCTATGCCACCAACTTTTGGATTTACCCAAGAGCAGGTTGCCTGCGTCTGCGAGGTTCTTCAGCAAGGTGGGAGTATCGAACGTCTCGGACGCTTTCTGTGGTCCTTACCTGCTTGTGAGCACCTCCACAAAAACGAGAGCGTATTGAAAGCGAAAGCCGTGGTAGCTTTCCACCGGGGCAACTTCAGGGAGCTCTACAAAGTGTTAGAGAGCCATCAGTTTTCCCCGCACAATCACCCCAAACTGCAACAACTCTGGCTGAAAGCTCACTATGTCGAAGCGGAGAAATTGCGCGGTCGTCCTCTGGGCGCAGTGGGAAAATATCGAGTGCGCAGAAAGTTCCCGCTACCTCGCACCATCTGGGATGGAGAGGAAACCAGCTACTGTTTTAAGGAAAAGAGCCGGTGTGTGCTTAAGGAGTGGTACACTCACAACCCGTACCCTTCCCCGAGAGAAAAGAGAGAACTGGCCGAGGCCACAGGCCTCACCACGACGCAGGTCAGCAACTGGTTCAAGAACAGGAGGCAGAGGGACCGTGCAGCAGAAGCAAAGGAAAGGTA CAACAGGGAAAACGATGGTGCAAATCCAAACGGCCACAACCCACTCACCTCTCATGTGAACGAAAACAAATCTCTATGTGAAAGTTCAGACGACGACAAATCTCCTGCTGCGACCCCGGATCACACTTCCATGAGTCCAGCCATCCTTATGCCCTCCAGCTCAGGTCTGCCACCCCTGCACAGCTTCGCGCCTCCGCCCGGGCCCAGCGCCTCCATCATCCCCGTCAGCGGCTCAGACAGTCAGAGCCACCACCACTTCTCCATGCACGACGGCCTTCTCAACACCATGACGGCCAGCCTGGTGGAACTCGGATCATAA
- the six2b gene encoding homeobox protein SIX2b isoform X1, with translation MSMPPTFGFTQEQVACVCEVLQQGGSIERLGRFLWSLPACEHLHKNESVLKAKAVVAFHRGNFRELYKVLESHQFSPHNHPKLQQLWLKAHYVEAEKLRGRPLGAVGKYRVRRKFPLPRTIWDGEETSYCFKEKSRCVLKEWYTHNPYPSPREKRELAEATGLTTTQVSNWFKNRRQRDRAAEAKERENDGANPNGHNPLTSHVNENKSLCESSDDDKSPAATPDHTSMSPAILMPSSSGLPPLHSFAPPPGPSASIIPVSGSDSQSHHHFSMHDGLLNTMTASLVELGS, from the exons ATGTCTATGCCACCAACTTTTGGATTTACCCAAGAGCAGGTTGCCTGCGTCTGCGAGGTTCTTCAGCAAGGTGGGAGTATCGAACGTCTCGGACGCTTTCTGTGGTCCTTACCTGCTTGTGAGCACCTCCACAAAAACGAGAGCGTATTGAAAGCGAAAGCCGTGGTAGCTTTCCACCGGGGCAACTTCAGGGAGCTCTACAAAGTGTTAGAGAGCCATCAGTTTTCCCCGCACAATCACCCCAAACTGCAACAACTCTGGCTGAAAGCTCACTATGTCGAAGCGGAGAAATTGCGCGGTCGTCCTCTGGGCGCAGTGGGAAAATATCGAGTGCGCAGAAAGTTCCCGCTACCTCGCACCATCTGGGATGGAGAGGAAACCAGCTACTGTTTTAAGGAAAAGAGCCGGTGTGTGCTTAAGGAGTGGTACACTCACAACCCGTACCCTTCCCCGAGAGAAAAGAGAGAACTGGCCGAGGCCACAGGCCTCACCACGACGCAGGTCAGCAACTGGTTCAAGAACAGGAGGCAGAGGGACCGTGCAGCAGAAGCAAAGGAAAG GGAAAACGATGGTGCAAATCCAAACGGCCACAACCCACTCACCTCTCATGTGAACGAAAACAAATCTCTATGTGAAAGTTCAGACGACGACAAATCTCCTGCTGCGACCCCGGATCACACTTCCATGAGTCCAGCCATCCTTATGCCCTCCAGCTCAGGTCTGCCACCCCTGCACAGCTTCGCGCCTCCGCCCGGGCCCAGCGCCTCCATCATCCCCGTCAGCGGCTCAGACAGTCAGAGCCACCACCACTTCTCCATGCACGACGGCCTTCTCAACACCATGACGGCCAGCCTGGTGGAACTCGGATCATAA
- the six3b gene encoding homeobox protein SIX3b: MVFRSPLELYPSHLFLPNFADRPLLLAGSIPRARSPEDLPMFQLPTLNFSAEQVASVCETLEETGDIERLGRFLWSLPVAPGACDAINKHESIQRARAVVAYHTGSFRELYHILETHKFTKDSHGKLQAMWLEAHYQEAEKLRGRPLGPVDKYRVRKKFPLPRTIWDGEQKTHCFKERTRGLLREWYLQDPYPNPSKKRELAQATGLTPTQVGNWFKNRRQRDRAAAAKNRLQHHGLGQSGLRSMSESGCTPHSSAESPCAAASPTTSVSSMNERGDGGTILSVTDSDSDFDV, from the exons ATGGTTTTCAGGTCTCCTTTAGAGCTTTATCCCTCACATCTTTTCCTGCCTAATTTCGCGGATCGCCCTCTGCTTCTAGCGGGCAGCATTCCCAGAGCGCGATCCCCGGAGGACTTACCGATGTTTCAGCTGCCCACCCTAAACTTCTCGGCGGAACAGGTGGCCAGCGTGTGCGAGACGCTGGAGGAAACCGGGGACATCGAGAGACTCGGACGTTTCCTTTGGTCCTTGCCCGTGGCACCCGGAGCCTGCGATGCCATCAACAAGCACGAGTCCATCCAGCGAGCCCGAGCGGTGGTCGCGTATCACACTGGAAGCTTCCGTGAATTGTACCACATCCTGGAAACCCACAAGTTCACCAAAGACTCTCATGGAAAGCTGCAGGCGATGTGGCTCGAAGCGCACTACCAAGAGGCAGAGAAGCTGCGCGGTCGTCCCCTCGGACCCGTTGATAAATACCGGGTCCGCAAGAAGTTCCCCTTGCCACGGACCATCTGggatggtgagcagaagactcaCTGTTTCAAGGAACGAACTCGCGGCTTGTTGAGGGAGTGGTACCTACAGGATCCTTACCCAAATCCGAGCAAGAAAAGGGAACTGGCACAAGCCACTGGACTGACTCCCACTCAAGTGGGCAATTGGTTTAAAAATCGAAGGCAAAGAGACAGAGCGGCAGCTGCCAAAAACAG GCTTCAGCATCACGGACTGGGTCAAAGCGGCCTGCGCTCCATGTCAGAGTCCGGCTGCACACCGCACAGCTCGGCCGAGTCCCCGTGCGCAGCGGCCAGCCCCACTACCAGCGTCTCCAGTATGAATGAACGAGGCGACGGCGGGACCATTCTCTCAGTTACCGACAGTGACTCTGATTTCGATGTATGA